The proteins below come from a single Chryseobacterium bernardetii genomic window:
- a CDS encoding DUF1572 family protein, whose protein sequence is MKDLFVKRFEYYKSLGDKSLEQLSDEQIFWQYNEESNSIAVIIHHIAGNMLSRWTNFLTDDGEKFWRNRDEEFVNTFKTKDEVLEFWEKGWKCFFNALDQINEGNLYSTIYIRGEAHSVIDAVFRQLAHYPYHIGQIVYIAKMMKNEDWKTLSIARNKSQEFNSEMKSKFSAEELSGNSSPVCFQNSPEVRDEYKQ, encoded by the coding sequence ATGAAAGACCTGTTTGTAAAACGCTTTGAATATTATAAATCCCTTGGAGATAAATCATTAGAACAATTATCTGATGAGCAGATTTTCTGGCAGTATAATGAAGAAAGCAATTCCATTGCGGTAATCATACACCATATTGCTGGAAATATGCTGTCAAGATGGACTAATTTCCTTACTGACGATGGTGAGAAATTCTGGCGGAACCGGGATGAAGAATTTGTGAATACTTTTAAAACCAAAGATGAGGTTCTCGAATTCTGGGAGAAAGGGTGGAAATGTTTTTTTAATGCTTTAGATCAGATTAATGAAGGGAATCTTTATTCTACAATTTATATCAGAGGAGAAGCTCATTCTGTTATTGATGCCGTTTTCAGGCAGCTTGCCCATTATCCATATCATATAGGTCAGATTGTTTATATCGCTAAAATGATGAAAAATGAAGATTGGAAGACGCTTTCTATTGCCAGAAATAAATCGCAGGAGTTTAATAGTGAAATGAAAAGCAAATTTTCTGCAGAAGAATTATCCGGAAATTCATCACCTGTCTGTTTTCAAAACAGCCCGGAAGTAAGGGATGAATATAAACAATAG
- the mtaB gene encoding tRNA (N(6)-L-threonylcarbamoyladenosine(37)-C(2))-methylthiotransferase MtaB: protein MSAFQRTAAYHTLGCKLNFAETSTIARQLTDAGYEKVGFDEKANVYVINTCSVTENADRECKLHVKRAMKANPDGLVVIVGCYAQLKPEEISQIEGVDLVLGAKEKFNILSYLDDLEKSENEGIVHSCEIEETDFFIGSYSIGDRTRAFLKVQDGCDYKCTYCTIPLARGISRSDTIENVLKNASEIAAKDIKEIVLTGVNIGDYGKGEFGNKRHEHTFLDLISELDKVEGIERIRISSIEPNLLKDESIELVSKSRSFVPHFHIPLQSGSDDLLKKMKRRYLTKLYNDRVNKIREVMPDAAIGVDVIVGFPGETEEKFLETYNFLNELPITYLHVFTYSERENTEAAEMEGVVPIAERKKRNKMLRILSEKKKMAFYQTQLGKTLPVLWEHENKDGKMFGFTENYVRVQKDYDPASVNQIEFLNLEKILSDGTVSVQSSYQSFLAKA, encoded by the coding sequence ATGTCTGCTTTTCAAAGAACTGCCGCGTATCATACACTTGGCTGCAAATTAAATTTTGCAGAAACATCTACTATTGCCCGTCAATTAACAGATGCAGGTTATGAAAAGGTGGGTTTTGATGAAAAGGCTAATGTGTACGTAATCAACACTTGTTCAGTAACTGAAAATGCAGACCGTGAGTGTAAGCTTCACGTAAAAAGAGCAATGAAAGCCAATCCTGACGGACTGGTAGTTATTGTTGGATGCTATGCCCAGCTGAAGCCTGAAGAAATTTCACAAATTGAAGGAGTAGACCTTGTTTTAGGAGCTAAAGAGAAATTTAATATTCTGAGCTATCTGGATGATTTGGAAAAATCAGAAAACGAGGGAATTGTTCATTCATGTGAGATTGAAGAAACCGATTTCTTTATCGGAAGTTATTCTATTGGTGACAGAACAAGAGCATTCCTGAAAGTTCAGGATGGATGTGATTACAAATGTACGTACTGTACGATTCCATTGGCAAGAGGAATCTCTCGTTCAGATACTATCGAAAATGTTCTTAAGAATGCTTCAGAAATTGCTGCAAAAGACATTAAAGAAATCGTTCTTACCGGAGTAAATATCGGTGATTACGGTAAAGGTGAATTTGGAAATAAAAGACATGAACATACTTTCCTTGATCTTATTTCGGAACTTGATAAAGTGGAAGGGATTGAAAGAATCCGTATTTCTTCCATTGAACCTAACCTTTTAAAGGATGAGAGTATAGAACTGGTTTCTAAAAGCAGAAGCTTTGTTCCGCATTTCCACATTCCGTTACAATCTGGAAGCGATGATTTGTTGAAAAAAATGAAACGTCGTTATCTTACTAAATTGTACAATGACAGGGTGAATAAAATCCGTGAGGTAATGCCTGACGCTGCTATTGGTGTGGATGTTATTGTCGGATTCCCTGGAGAAACAGAAGAAAAGTTCCTGGAAACCTATAATTTCCTTAATGAACTTCCTATTACTTATCTTCATGTATTTACTTATTCTGAAAGAGAAAATACAGAAGCTGCTGAAATGGAAGGCGTAGTTCCTATAGCAGAAAGAAAAAAACGTAATAAAATGCTGAGAATTCTTTCTGAAAAGAAAAAAATGGCATTTTATCAGACTCAACTCGGAAAAACGCTTCCTGTACTTTGGGAGCATGAAAATAAAGACGGGAAAATGTTTGGCTTCACAGAAAACTATGTGAGAGTACAGAAAGACTATGATCCTGCCTCCGTAAATCAAATCGAATTTCTAAATTTAGAAAAAATCCTGTCAGATGGCACGGTTTCTGTGCAATCTTCCTACCAAAGTTTTTTAGCAAAAGCATAG
- a CDS encoding FMN-binding glutamate synthase family protein: protein MRDKFLSWGIVLVAATWIVALLIKAHYWIPTLLSAIYALGVYNAYQSKHAILRNFPVLGYFRYFFESISPEMQQYFIERETDGKPFPRNQRSAVYRRAKNLSDTVAFGTQLEVNHRKYEGIKHSIYAKSPSEELPRVWVGGEQCTQPYHASLFNISAMSFGALSDRAQISLNRGAKKGNFFHNTGEGGISPYHLEGGDLCWQIGTGYFGCRDEEGKFNPELFTKYSTLPNVKMIEIKLSQGAKPGHGGVLPGVKNTPEIAAIRHVTPGMTVISPPSHTAFSDAAGLLRFVQELRELSGGKPVGFKLCIGDTKEFEDICVQMNVLKTYPDFITIDGAEGGTGAAPPEFSDGVGMPLEPALIFVNRTLNNYNVRNKLRVIASGKVLTSLDILRAIAMGADMCNNARGFMFSLGCIQALRCNSNNCPTGVATQDKMLIKGLDVTDKSERVYHFHKNTLHTCNELIAAAGRSSYEEVDATMFMRGDEFDHLADLYFPDILGNVKQKARS, encoded by the coding sequence ATGAGAGATAAGTTTTTATCTTGGGGAATTGTATTAGTAGCTGCTACCTGGATTGTAGCACTGCTGATAAAAGCGCATTACTGGATACCAACGTTGTTATCCGCTATTTATGCATTGGGTGTTTACAATGCTTATCAGTCGAAACATGCTATTCTGAGGAACTTCCCGGTACTGGGTTACTTCAGATACTTTTTCGAAAGTATTTCACCCGAAATGCAGCAATATTTCATCGAAAGGGAGACCGATGGGAAACCGTTTCCGAGAAATCAGCGTTCAGCAGTATACAGAAGAGCTAAAAATTTAAGTGATACTGTAGCTTTTGGAACACAGTTGGAAGTAAATCACAGAAAATATGAAGGTATCAAGCATTCAATCTATGCAAAATCCCCGTCAGAAGAACTTCCGAGAGTTTGGGTAGGAGGAGAACAGTGTACACAGCCTTATCACGCTTCCTTGTTTAATATTTCAGCAATGAGTTTTGGAGCATTAAGTGACAGAGCCCAGATCTCCCTGAACAGAGGTGCTAAAAAAGGGAATTTCTTCCATAATACAGGAGAAGGCGGTATTTCACCTTATCACCTTGAAGGAGGAGATTTATGCTGGCAGATCGGTACAGGATACTTTGGGTGCCGTGATGAAGAAGGAAAATTTAATCCTGAACTTTTTACAAAATATTCAACGCTTCCTAATGTGAAAATGATTGAGATCAAATTATCACAGGGAGCAAAACCAGGACATGGGGGAGTACTTCCGGGAGTTAAAAATACGCCTGAAATTGCAGCCATCCGTCACGTTACTCCTGGAATGACCGTTATTTCACCACCGTCACATACTGCATTCTCTGATGCAGCCGGATTGTTGAGGTTTGTACAGGAATTAAGAGAACTTTCAGGGGGGAAACCAGTCGGATTTAAACTTTGTATCGGAGATACTAAAGAATTTGAGGACATCTGCGTGCAAATGAATGTGTTGAAAACCTATCCTGACTTTATAACGATTGATGGAGCAGAAGGAGGTACTGGGGCTGCACCACCGGAATTTTCAGATGGAGTAGGGATGCCTTTAGAGCCAGCTTTAATCTTTGTGAACAGGACCCTTAATAATTATAACGTGAGAAATAAACTGAGAGTTATTGCCAGCGGTAAAGTTCTTACAAGTTTGGATATCTTAAGAGCTATAGCAATGGGTGCTGATATGTGTAACAATGCAAGAGGATTTATGTTCTCGCTGGGATGTATCCAGGCTCTAAGATGTAATTCAAACAACTGTCCTACGGGAGTTGCAACGCAGGATAAAATGTTAATCAAAGGATTGGATGTTACTGATAAAAGTGAAAGAGTATATCATTTCCATAAAAATACCCTTCATACCTGCAATGAACTGATTGCAGCAGCAGGAAGAAGTTCTTATGAAGAAGTAGATGCTACTATGTTCATGAGAGGAGATGAATTTGACCACCTTGCAGATCTTTACTTCCCTGATATTTTAGGAAATGTAAAACAGAAAGCCAGATCGTAA
- a CDS encoding RNA-binding S4 domain-containing protein, producing the protein MRIDKFLWSIRFYKTRSIAAEEIKKNRVSIGTSAIKSSKEVKEGDIIKIRKNQIDYKIKVLQIPKSRIGAKLVPLHIQDVTDKEQYELLKLRKMTQDYYRNKGEGRPTKKDRRDMDDYVGNDIDADFTDWDDFFGETGDETEDED; encoded by the coding sequence ATGAGAATAGATAAATTTTTATGGAGCATTCGTTTTTATAAGACGAGAAGTATTGCAGCTGAGGAGATTAAAAAGAATAGAGTTTCTATAGGAACGTCCGCCATAAAGTCATCTAAAGAGGTAAAAGAAGGAGATATTATTAAAATCAGGAAGAATCAGATTGATTATAAAATAAAAGTCTTGCAGATTCCTAAAAGCAGAATTGGAGCTAAATTAGTCCCGCTCCATATACAGGATGTAACAGATAAGGAGCAATATGAACTTCTGAAACTTCGGAAAATGACTCAGGATTATTATAGAAATAAAGGTGAAGGGAGGCCTACGAAGAAAGACAGAAGAGATATGGATGATTATGTAGGTAATGACATTGATGCTGATTTTACGGATTGGGATGATTTCTTCGGAGAAACAGGTGATGAAACCGAAGATGAAGACTAA